One region of Arvicola amphibius chromosome 3, mArvAmp1.2, whole genome shotgun sequence genomic DNA includes:
- the LOC119808871 gene encoding baculoviral IAP repeat-containing protein 1 isoform X3: MCATCLCGALRGRRVGSSGTGVTVAVSHHVAAGTKANSSAGAAGKKDTVRCFSCGGCMCKWEEGDDPLEDHIKFFPNCVFLQNLKSSEVSPDLQSHCTLQEAMDSTGESNHEDPAAVHSTMADLARREAQWFQEAKTLSERLRGAYTKATFRHMDLPEVCSSLGTDHLLGCDLSIVSKHISRPVQEAMMLPEVFTNLSSVMCVEGETGSGKTTFLKKTAFLWASGCCPLLNRFQLVFYISLRSTRPDQGLADIIGAHLLEAGGCISEVCLSSSIQQLRHQVLFLLDDYRGLDSLPQAIQTLITKNYLSRTCLLIAVHTNRARAIRPYLDTILEIQEFPFYNTVSVLRKFFSHNIILVRKFINYFGKNVDLQGIHKTPLFVAAVCTDWFQNPSDQSFHDVAVFKSYVKYLSLQHKATPEPLRATVSSCGQLALRGLFSSCFEFSSEDLTEAGVDEDEDLTTCLMSKFTAQRLSPVYRFLSPLFQEFLAAVRLIDLLSSERKEDQDLGLDYLRQINSPLKAMSVYYNFLKYVSSHSSSKAAPRVVSHLLQLVDDKESLENMSENEDYGKLHPETSERMQLIRGLWQLFPESFFSFISENLLSVALKFAYESNAVAACSPFILQFLRGRTLALNCLNFQYFQDYPESLLLLKSIGVSISGINRVEAIDFSLMEKCFAKVQPPTIDEDYASAFQPLSECEKNLAEKDEIIQNYVDIQHRALPNISAGYWKLSPKRYKIPRLEIAVTNMDPADQALLRVLMEVFSASQNIDLLLTHSSGFLESIRPALELHKSSVTKCSMCGLELSAAEQELLLTLPALQSLEVSGTNQLPDNLFANLDRFPNLKELSMRLTGKLDVLSVIPGDFPSLYHMEKLCIQTSAESDISKLVKLIQNSPNLHVFRLKDTFFSGFESLMTALASCKKLREIEFSGRYFETMPFVTILPKFVSLKILDLKRQQFPDKETSEKFAQALGSLRNLEELLLPTGDGIQQVARLIVRRCLQLQCLRVLVFHHTLDDDSVIEIAKGATSGGLQKLENLDLSMNHKITEEGYRNFFQVLDNLPNLQNLDVSRHLPERIQVQATTVKALSQCVSRLPSLTRLGMLSWLLDEEDLRVINAVKERHPQSKRLIVHWRWVVPFSPVIQK, encoded by the exons GACAGCACAGGGGAAAGCAATCATGAGGATCCAGCGGCAGTTCACTCCACCATGGCCG ACCTGGCTCGCAGGGAAGCCCAGTGGTTTCAAGAGGCAAAGACTCTGAGTGAGCGGCTGAGAGGAGCCTACACCAAAGCCACTTTCCGCCACATGGATTTGCCAGAGGTGTGTTCCAGCCTAGGCACTGACCACTTGCTTGGGTGTGATCTGTCCATCGTCTCAAAGCACATCAGCAGGCCAGTGCAAGAGGCCATGATGCTTCCTGAGGTCTTCACCAACCTCAGCTCTgtcatgtgtgtggagggggagacCGGCAGTGGGAAGACAACCTTCCTGAAGAAAACAGCTTTCCTCTGGGCATCAGGATGCTGTCCCTTGCTGAACAGGTTCCAGCTGGTCTTCTACATCTCCCTGAGGTCCACCAGACCAGACCAGGGGCTGGCCGACATCATCGGTGCCCATctccttgaggcaggaggatgcattAGTGAAGTGTGCCTGAGCAGCAGCATCCAGCAGCTAAGGCACCAGGTGCTGTTCCTGTTGGATGACTACCGTGGTTTGGACTCACTGCCCCAAGCCATACAAACACTGATTACCAAAAACTACTTGTCACGAACCTGCCTATTGATCGCTGTCCATACAAACAGGGCCAGGGCCATCCGCCCATACCTAGATACAATCCTAGAGATCCAAGAGTTTCCTTTCTATAATACTGTCTCTGTACTAAGGAAGTTCTTCTCACATAATATAATCCTTGTGCGGAAGTTTATAAATTACTTTGGAAAAAATGTGGATTTGCAGGGAATTCACAAAACCCCGCTCTTTGTGGCAGCGGTCTGTACTGACTGGTTTCAAAATCCTTCTGACCAGTCCTTTCACGATGTGGCAGTTTTCAAGTCCTATGTGAAATACCTTTCCTTACAGCACAAGGCTACGCCTGAGCCTCTCAGGGCCACTGTGTCCTCGTGTGGCCAGCTGGCCTTGCGAGGacttttctcatcttgctttgaGTTCAGTAGTGAGGACCTCACAGAAGCCGGAGTCGATGAAGATGAAGATCTGACCACCTGCCTGATGAGTAAATTCACAGCCCAGAGACTGAGCCCAGTCTACCGGTTCTTAAGTCCTTTGTTCCAAGAATTTCTTGCTGCCGTGAGGCTGATTGACCTCCTGagttcagaaagaaaggaagaccaaGATCTGGGACTTGATTATTTGAGACAGATTAACTCACCCTTGAAGGCAATGAGTGTCTACTACAATTTTTTGAAGTATGTCTCCAGCCATTCCTCATCAAAGGCAGCACCAAGAGTTGTATCTCACTTGCTTCAGTTGGTGGATGATAAAGAGTCACTGGAGAACATGTCTGAAAATGAGGATTATGGGAAGCTCCATCCAGAAACTTCTGAGAGGATGCAGTTGATTAGAGGATTGTGGCAGTTATTTCCtgagtctttcttttccttcatctcaGAAAATTTATTGAGCGTTGCTCTAAAGTTTGCTTATGAAAGCAACGCGGTCGCAGCATGTTCTCCATTTATTTTGCAATTCCTTCGAGGGAGAACACTGGCTTTGAATTGTCTGAATTTTCAGTACTTTCAGGACTACCCAGAAAGTCTACTGTTACTGAAGAGTATTGGGGTCTCCATAAGTGGAATTAACAGGGTAGAGGCAATAGATTTTTCATTAATGGAAAAATGTTTTGCCAAAGTACAGCCACCAACTATTGATGAGGACTATGCCTCTGCCTTTCAACCTTTGAGTGAATGTGAAAAAAATTTAGCTGAAAAAGATGAGATAATACAGAACTATGTGGATATCCAACACCGGGCTCTACCCAACATCAGTGCTGGCTATTGGAAACTGTCACCCAAGCGGTACAAAATCCCTAGGCTGGAAATTGCAGTGACCAACATGGATCCCGCAGACCAAGCACTGCTCCGCGTCCTAATGGAAGTCTTCTCAGCATCACAGAATATTGACCTCCTTTTGACCCACAGCAGTGGCTTTCTTGAAAGCATCCGCCCTGCTCTGGAACTGCATAAGTCCTCTGTCACCAAGTGCTCCATGTGTGGACTGGAGCTCAGCGCAGCAGAACAGGAGCTGCTTCTTACCCTGCCTGCCCTGCAGTCTCTTGAGGTCTCAGGAACAAACCAGTTACCAG ACAACCTCTTCGCTAACTTGGACAGGTTCCCGAACCTGAAGGAACTGTCAATGAGACTAACTGGCAAACTGGATGTGCTTTCAGTCATCCCTGGAGATTTCCCAAGCCTCTACCACATGGAGAAGTTATGCATCCAAACTTCTGCAGAGTCTGACATCTCCAAACTGG TTAAATTGATTCAGAACTCTCCAAATCTTCATGTTTTCCGTCTGAAAGATACTTTCTTTTCCGGTTTTGAGTCTCTCATGACTGCACTTGCTTCCTGCAAGAAACTCAGAGAGATTGAGTTTTCTGGACGATACTTTGAAACCATGCCATTTG TCACTATTTTGCCAAAGTTTGTTTCACTGAAGATATTAGATCTTAAACGCCAACAATTTCCAGATAAGGAAACATCAGAAAAGTTTG CCCAGGCTCTGGGTTCtctcaggaacctggaggaactGCTCCTTCCCACTGGGGACGGGATCCAGCAAGTGGCCAGACTGATTGTCCGGCGGTGTCTGCAGCTTCAGTGTCTCCGAGTTCTTGTCTTTCACCACACCTTGGATGACGACAGTGTGATAGAAATCG CAAAGGGAGCAACCAGCGGAGGTCTCCAGAAACTTGAGAACTTAGATCTTTCAATGAATCACAAGATCACAGAGGAAGGGTACAGAAATTTCTTTCAAGTCCTGGACAACCTGCCAAACTTGCAAAACCTGGATGTTTCCAGGCATCTCCCAGAACGCATCCAAGTTCAGGCCACCACTGTCAAGGCTCTGAGTCAGTGTGTGTCCCGACTGCCCAGCCTCACCAGGCTCGGGATGCTCAGTTGGCTCCTGGATGAAGAGGATCTCAGGGTGATTAATGCTGTGAAGGAAAGACACCCTCAGTCTAAACGCTTGATTGTTCACTGGAGGTGGGTAGTGCCCTTCTCTCCTGTCATTCAGAAGTGA
- the Smn2 gene encoding survival motor neuron protein isoform X2: MAMGSSGAVSEQEDSVLFRRGTGQSDDSDIWDDTALIKAYDKAVASFKHALKNGDICETSDKPKVPARRKPIKKNKNQKKNATAPLKQWKVGDKCSAIWSEDGRIYPATISSIDFKKETCVVVYTGYGNREEQNLSDLLSPTCEVANNTGQNTQENESPASTDDSENSSRSLRSKPQSKSKAAPWASFIPPPPMPGSGLGPGKVIPPPPPLSPDCLEDTDALGSMLISWYMSGYHTGYYMGFKQHKKEGKCSHAN; this comes from the exons ATGGCGATGGGCAGCAGCGGCGCGGTCTCGGAACAGGAAGACTCGGTGCTCTTTCGGCGTGGGACCGGCCAG AGTGATGATTCTGATATTTGGGATGATACAGCATTGATAAAAGCTTATGATAAAGCTGTGGCTTCCTTTAAG CATGCGCTGAAGAATGGCGACATTTGTGAAACTTCAGATAAGCCAAAGGTCCCAGCTAGAAGAAAACCcattaagaagaataaaaaccaaaagaagaatgCGACAGCTCCCTTGAAACAG TGGAAAGTTGGCGACAAATGTTCTGCCATTTGGTCAGAAGACGGCCGCATTTACCCAGCTACCATTTCTTCCATTGATTTTAAGAAAGAAACCTGTGTTGTGGTTTATACTGGATATGGAAACAGAGAGGAACAAAACCTGTCTGATCTCCTTTCCCCAACCTGTGAAGTAGCTAATAATACAGGACAGAACACCCAGGAG aatgaaagcCCAGCTTCAACAGATGACAGTGAAAACTCCTCCAGATCTCTCAGAAGTAAACCACAGAGCAAGTCCAAAGCTGCGCCGTGGGCTTCGTTTATCCCGCCACCACCAATGCCAGGGTCAGGACTGGGACCAGGAAAG gtaattcctccaccccctcccttaTCTCCAGActgtctggaagacactgatgCCCTGGGAAGTATGCTGATCTCTTGGTACATGAGTGGCTACCATACTGGCTACTACATG GGTTTCAAACAacataaaaaagaagggaagtgCTCACATGCAAATTAA
- the Smn2 gene encoding survival motor neuron protein isoform X1 has translation MAMGSSGAVSEQEDSVLFRRGTGQSDDSDIWDDTALIKAYDKAVASFKHALKNGDICETSDKPKVPARRKPIKKNKNQKKNATAPLKQWKVGDKCSAIWSEDGRIYPATISSIDFKKETCVVVYTGYGNREEQNLSDLLSPTCEVANNTGQNTQENESPASTDDSENSSRSLRSKPQSKSKAAPWASFIPPPPMPGSGLGPGKPGLRFNGPPPPPPPPPPFLPCWMPPLPSGPPVIPPPPPLSPDCLEDTDALGSMLISWYMSGYHTGYYMGFKQHKKEGKCSHAN, from the exons ATGGCGATGGGCAGCAGCGGCGCGGTCTCGGAACAGGAAGACTCGGTGCTCTTTCGGCGTGGGACCGGCCAG AGTGATGATTCTGATATTTGGGATGATACAGCATTGATAAAAGCTTATGATAAAGCTGTGGCTTCCTTTAAG CATGCGCTGAAGAATGGCGACATTTGTGAAACTTCAGATAAGCCAAAGGTCCCAGCTAGAAGAAAACCcattaagaagaataaaaaccaaaagaagaatgCGACAGCTCCCTTGAAACAG TGGAAAGTTGGCGACAAATGTTCTGCCATTTGGTCAGAAGACGGCCGCATTTACCCAGCTACCATTTCTTCCATTGATTTTAAGAAAGAAACCTGTGTTGTGGTTTATACTGGATATGGAAACAGAGAGGAACAAAACCTGTCTGATCTCCTTTCCCCAACCTGTGAAGTAGCTAATAATACAGGACAGAACACCCAGGAG aatgaaagcCCAGCTTCAACAGATGACAGTGAAAACTCCTCCAGATCTCTCAGAAGTAAACCACAGAGCAAGTCCAAAGCTGCGCCGTGGGCTTCGTTTATCCCGCCACCACCAATGCCAGGGTCAGGACTGGGACCAGGAAAG CCAGGTCTAAGATTCAATGGTCCACCGCCgccgcccccaccccctcctcccttcttgccGTGTTGGATGCCTCCGCTCCCTTCAGGACCACCA gtaattcctccaccccctcccttaTCTCCAGActgtctggaagacactgatgCCCTGGGAAGTATGCTGATCTCTTGGTACATGAGTGGCTACCATACTGGCTACTACATG GGTTTCAAACAacataaaaaagaagggaagtgCTCACATGCAAATTAA